CTCGCGTGCGCATACACGTCAGGTTTTGCATGAATCAAACGGCCAAATTAGTTCGTATATTCGCGGTCAAATCATCGTTAGTTTCTGTATCGGGATATTGCTATTTATCGGCTACCTCATCATCGGTTTACCATACGCGTTGACGCTTGCGATTATTGCGGCATGTACGAGTATTGTACCGTACTTAGGGCCAGCGATTGCGATTACACCAGCGATTATCATTGCGATTGTGACGTCGCCGTGGTTATTGATCAAGTTAATTATCGTTTGGGTTGTCGTACAACTACTTGAAGGTAAATTCATCTCGCCACAAGTCATGGGTAAAACGCTCAAAGTGCATCCAATCACCATTTTATTTGTGATTCTTGTATCTGGAAAACTGTTCGGTGTATTAGGCGTTATTTTCGCGGTACCAGGTTATGCGGTGCTTAAAGTTATTGTGACGCATATGTTCGTGTGGTTTAAACGCGTTTCTGGGCTGTACGGGGAACAACCAGAGAGCGATTATGTACCCGAAGAAACAACGAAAAAATAAATCAAATGAAATTCTCATAAAGAACACAAGGGAATCTCATCGAATGCCTGTAATATAGGGAATGTAAACAAGGAACACAGTTAGTTTTACCCCCCTTTTTCTAACTGCGAATCCTTAAACTCCTTTTTTGACCAGCTCCCCCCTAGAGCTGGTCTTTTTTTTTGTGATCAGATGAATAAAAATACATAAATTCGTATAAAAATAAATGATTTTGTCATGAAAAGAATATTGTCTGAGATGTGAACGTCCCCTATTTATATAGAAACATTAGCTGGTAATTTAATGACATGTCCACTAGAACGGCGATAAGATATAAGTAGGAACAGAATTAAATGTAATAATGAAAACCTAAATTAAGTAATGTATAGAGAGGCGGGGGATATAAAGCTTTAGGGCAGGAGTAACAACAGTAGGGATTTCTTCATTAAGGGTAGATAGGCGAGAGAGAAAAGTCTACCACAGCATAATGATGCAACACTGATGCTACAGAATGTGTGATACATCACAATAGAAAAGGAGGATATGACTATTTTACATGAAAATCGATGTATAAATAGTTATGAATTTAATCATGAAAAAGAGAGAAAAGTTTGGCTTGAAAATTTTATCAGCGGCTATGATTGTTGCCTTGATAGTACCGAGTTCGATTGAGAATATCGCGACATCGGCGGACACTGGGGCAACTGTGAAAACGGAGCAGGCAAGCGAAAAAAAGTTTAGTCATAAAACAGAATATCCAATACAAAAGGGAACAGATGATGCAGAAGTTACGAGTACGGCGGTAAATCTAACGAGCACAGGGCTTGATTTACACGGTTTAGCAGGAGCAACACAGACCACTTACTTACGGTTCGCAGATGTTGTTTTACCAAGTGACGCGAAGATTTCCAATGCGTATATTTCATTCACAGCGCGCGACGCATCATCAGCAGCGAATGCTACGACAATTAATATAACCGGAGAACTTGGCACGCAGGCGGCTTTTGCAAGTACAGTTACCTCTTTTACAAGCCGCCAATTTACAGAGGCAGCAGTGAAAATGAATACGCCGGTTGTCGCAGTCAACACGGTTTTTAATACGAGTGATGTTTCTTCTATTGTAAACGAAATGCGCGCGAATACATCGGACATCAAAGACTACGTATTTAAAGTAACGGGTAGCGGAATTGGCTCATTCGTGATGCGTTCTTATGAATCAAACGTAGCAATGGCCCCAAAATTGGTGCTTGAATATACATCAGCATCAGGCGAATACAAAGCGAATATCGCGAGTACATCAGATGACGCAGAGGAGTATGGCGTCAATAAAACGATGGATTTGAACTCGGGGATGGAAATAGGCGGCTATTATTCAGCAACACTAACGCCAGCGTATAAAGAAATTTCCGGTTTTCGATTTGCCAATGTGGCATTGCCAGAAAATGCGAAAATTGAAGATGCTTATCTAGAATTCACGACTTATGCTACAGTGGCAAATCGTGTTTCCAATATGTCTATTTCATCAGAACTGGGCAATCCAGCGGCCTACACGAGTGCAGCAGGGAACATTAGTGGCCGTAACTACACCGGTTCTAGCGTGAAATATGAACAAGCTTCCTTCACAACAGCGAGACAAGTCATCCGAACGCCGAACCTCAAGAGTATTATCGATGAAACGCGCTTGATGGGCTGGCAAAATGGGAATTCTTTGGCGTTTAAAGTCGACGGCGACAACTATATTGGTAGCGTTTATCAAGGTGGTTCAGCCGCTGCCTACCAACCGAAATTAGTCATCAAATACAGCTATAGTGAAAATGGCGCAGTTGGTGACGATGTCGAAAAAGACCCAGCCAAACTCAAAAATATTTATATCAACGAAGTAGCAAGCATGGGTACGGACGCTCAGAAAGACGGATGGGTTGAGATTTTTAATAACAACGACTCGCCTGTCTTTTTTGAAAAAGATGTTTTTATCTCCGATGAAGCGAGTGCTTTAGGAAAATCAGAGCTGAAAAACCTCTATATACCTGCAAAAGGGTACCGAATTGTGAAAGCGGACGGGACGACGAATAATGCATCGGCGAACTTCACCTTGGGGGATCGCGACACAACGCTTTATTTAGCAACAAAATATGACGATAGCTTCCACAAAATAGATACGTTCGACGTGAAGAAGATGGCGTTTGGCGAAACAATGGGACGTTTCAACGACGGGGATTCGAATGTTGTTTCCTATAAACCAGGCACATATGAAAGCACGAATAACGACGCGAAACCACTTGTGGCTATTGCGCTGAATCAAAAACCAGGCATGTACAAAACTGGCTTTGATCTAACGCTGACATCGGATAGCGTCAACACGATTAAATATACACTAGATGGCACGGCGCCTAGTGAAACGAACGGTATTCTATACACTGGTCCAATATCGATTGATAAAACAATGACGGTAAAGGCCTATGCGTACAATGCGAAACAAAATAGCGGCGTCCAAACGTACGTCTATTCGATTCGTGAAGATGCGGAAAACGTACCACTGGCTAAAAAAGAATTCAGCGTCAAAACTGGCACGGATGATGCAGAAGTAAGCGCGACAGCCGTCAATTTAACGAGCACAGGCCTCGATTTGCACGGTCTCGTTGGCGCAGTACCACAATCAACTTTTGTGCGTTTTACGGATGTAGTTCTTCCAGCCGACGCGGTTATCAGCAAAGCGTATATCACATTCACAACGCGCGATGCATCTAGCCTACCGACGAATTTGACGATTTCTGGAGAAGTTGGAAATGGCAGTGCATTCAGCCCAGCAGTAACAACTTTCACCAATCGTCCACTGACAATGAATACCGTAAAAACAACGACTCCTGCCAAGGTAGCCGTGAACGACCTCGTAAACACAGCAGATTTAGCGCCAGTCATGGAAGAAATGCGTGCTGGCAATCCCGCCGTGACGAATCTCGTTTTCAAAATAGACGGGGATAAAACAGGATCTTATCTCGCACGTGCTTATGAATCAAACGCTGCAATGGCGCCGAAATTAGTCGTCGAATATTACTCAGGCTATGGCGATTTCACCGGTAAAGTCGCGACTACTTCCGATGATGCAGAAGAATACGGCACAGCAAAAGCAATCGATTTGGGCTCTGCGTTAGAAATCGGCGGGTACTACTCAACGAACCTAACTCCGGCGTACAAAGAAACGACAGCTTTGCGATTCACCAATGTTGCCATTCCAGAAACAGCCGAGATTGAAGATGCTTACATGGAATTCACGACTTACAACACCAATGCGGCAAAAGTGAGTTCTAACATGGAGATCCGTTCTGAACTTGGCAATCCTGAAACGTACAAAGCGGTAGCAGGAAACATCACCGCGCGTGAATATAGCAATTTGGCAGTGAAATATAGTCAACCAGCATTCACGGCGAGCAACCAGATTGTCCGTACCGCAAACTTGAAAGACATCATCGACGAAAATCGTTTAGCAGGCTGGAAAGATGGCCAAGCGATGGCGTTTCGCATAGATGGCGATAATTATATCGGTAGCGTTTATCAAGGCGGCAATGCCCAAGCAGCGAGGCTAGTTGTGACATATAAAAACAATGGGAAAGGCCCAGGAATCGCTGGCGCACTGACTACACCAGACAAAATTAAAAACGTCTATATCAACGAGTTATCATCAGAAGGCACCGCGAGCTCAAAAGCAGCATGGATTGAGCTTTATAACGACAATGATGTACCAGTTATTTTAGATAAAGGAATGTACTTGACGGACAAAACGAAGACGCTCGACAAATTCGAATTCTCCAACTTCCTGATTCCTGCAAAAGGCTACCGGATTCTGTATTCTGATAAGGCGACCGAGCTTGGAAATAACCATCTGAGTTTTGAAATCGGCGGCAGTGGTGATGTGATTTTATCCGCAAAAGTCGGTACAACGATGAAAACGGTGGACTCGATCAAGTATACGAAACAAGCGTACAACCAAACATTCGGACGCAAGCCAGATGCGAGTAAGAATTTGACGGTATTTAGTTCTGAAACATTCGCGAAAACGAACAACGATGGACAAGAAAATTATACCGTACAATTTAGCAAAGAACGAGGCGTTTACGATACCGGTTTTGAATTGAGCTTGTCTTCAAAGGCTGGAACAACCATCAAATATACGCTCGACGGCATCACAGATCCGAGCGCGACAAAAGGAACGGTCTACACAGGACCTATCACGATTAGTAAAACATCCGTCGTCAAAGTGTACGCATATGATGCGGACGGCAATACAGGCGTTATTTCAAGCACCTACGTTCTGCGTGACAACTACAAAAATGAAGTGACATCCGGATATCAATGGCAGTATAAAAACACGATAACAAGTGATGAATACGCGCAAGGCATTGACGATTTCCCGATTGTTTCCGAGACAGGAAGCGCGACGAGTCTGAACGCAACGACTTACGTACCAGGCACATTCGAGTATTTAGACACGCACATGAATAAAGGCGGAACGAATTACGTCAGTTATGCAGGCGCGAAAAAATTCGGACAAGTCAGCTCTG
The sequence above is drawn from the Listeria weihenstephanensis genome and encodes:
- a CDS encoding FN3 associated domain-containing protein, which translates into the protein MKKREKFGLKILSAAMIVALIVPSSIENIATSADTGATVKTEQASEKKFSHKTEYPIQKGTDDAEVTSTAVNLTSTGLDLHGLAGATQTTYLRFADVVLPSDAKISNAYISFTARDASSAANATTINITGELGTQAAFASTVTSFTSRQFTEAAVKMNTPVVAVNTVFNTSDVSSIVNEMRANTSDIKDYVFKVTGSGIGSFVMRSYESNVAMAPKLVLEYTSASGEYKANIASTSDDAEEYGVNKTMDLNSGMEIGGYYSATLTPAYKEISGFRFANVALPENAKIEDAYLEFTTYATVANRVSNMSISSELGNPAAYTSAAGNISGRNYTGSSVKYEQASFTTARQVIRTPNLKSIIDETRLMGWQNGNSLAFKVDGDNYIGSVYQGGSAAAYQPKLVIKYSYSENGAVGDDVEKDPAKLKNIYINEVASMGTDAQKDGWVEIFNNNDSPVFFEKDVFISDEASALGKSELKNLYIPAKGYRIVKADGTTNNASANFTLGDRDTTLYLATKYDDSFHKIDTFDVKKMAFGETMGRFNDGDSNVVSYKPGTYESTNNDAKPLVAIALNQKPGMYKTGFDLTLTSDSVNTIKYTLDGTAPSETNGILYTGPISIDKTMTVKAYAYNAKQNSGVQTYVYSIREDAENVPLAKKEFSVKTGTDDAEVSATAVNLTSTGLDLHGLVGAVPQSTFVRFTDVVLPADAVISKAYITFTTRDASSLPTNLTISGEVGNGSAFSPAVTTFTNRPLTMNTVKTTTPAKVAVNDLVNTADLAPVMEEMRAGNPAVTNLVFKIDGDKTGSYLARAYESNAAMAPKLVVEYYSGYGDFTGKVATTSDDAEEYGTAKAIDLGSALEIGGYYSTNLTPAYKETTALRFTNVAIPETAEIEDAYMEFTTYNTNAAKVSSNMEIRSELGNPETYKAVAGNITAREYSNLAVKYSQPAFTASNQIVRTANLKDIIDENRLAGWKDGQAMAFRIDGDNYIGSVYQGGNAQAARLVVTYKNNGKGPGIAGALTTPDKIKNVYINELSSEGTASSKAAWIELYNDNDVPVILDKGMYLTDKTKTLDKFEFSNFLIPAKGYRILYSDKATELGNNHLSFEIGGSGDVILSAKVGTTMKTVDSIKYTKQAYNQTFGRKPDASKNLTVFSSETFAKTNNDGQENYTVQFSKERGVYDTGFELSLSSKAGTTIKYTLDGITDPSATKGTVYTGPITISKTSVVKVYAYDADGNTGVISSTYVLRDNYKNEVTSGYQWQYKNTITSDEYAQGIDDFPIVSETGSATSLNATTYVPGTFEYLDTHMNKGGTNYVSYAGAKKFGQVSSGQYNSGVAVKFNRDYGAKKAKYNFFDATQGEAFPVVGKFSKLELKEGQDGPQNDIYNLGYNRYDEKVTNTLAQQMNKISLHARYVHYFYNGKYMGVKTMREDFGQNMFEEYFGGSDDDYTKIRFQDGYFVPGIVEAGDGNTAILTKVKAVAAAKNFQEFKNYVDVEDMIKMQILFMFVDTEREVDAVVSNDILNGTGVKMKFNVNDTDGAFYNNGGTGTSYSALAGGGGTYRFKWIDATSRRGAGDFFGNFSGDSQTATAGNLEFKTLVKDQVLAQIGPASGDFAGAAGAPLSVANVKQLIADNQKEIDGAYKLDAAYMGARSTMYKDWLNVQVKVQNQTADRVKYSLEMWAKYGMAHTLQGVKVVANGAGVVLENPNAGTDVYYTTDGSDPMGANGVVSSTATKYEAGTILNANAKLTVRAFTTNNWGPLTK